In one Lycium barbarum isolate Lr01 chromosome 7, ASM1917538v2, whole genome shotgun sequence genomic region, the following are encoded:
- the LOC132603145 gene encoding UDP-N-acetylglucosamine transporter UGNT1-like isoform X3 — MLSSSLILYALRRWKVIFFTVQDSNIVVKHTTNLVPFKTVLHCTPVALSYLLYMLVSMESIRGISVPMYTTLRRTSVVFTMMAEYFLARKKYSSHVVACVGIIMLGAFVAGARDLSFDYYSYTIVFVSNITTAIYLACICSIGESSGLNSFGLMWCNGIICTPILLLWTAYRGDLEATRNFPYLYTPGFQAVIFLSCALAFLLNYSVFLNTTINSALTQTVCGNLKDLFTVGFGWIVFRELPFDLLNIVGQFLSFLGSCLYAYCKLKGI; from the exons ATGCTAAGTTCGAGTTTGATTCTCTATGCTTTGAGGCGCTGGAAAGTTATATTTTTCACAGTTCAGGATTCAAATATTGTGGTTAAGCACACAACAAACCTCGTACCATTTAAGACAGTACTGCATTGCACTCCCGTGGCATTATCATATTTGCTTTACATG CTGGTTTCCATGGAATCCATTCGTGGAATTAGTGTTCCTATGTACACCACTTTGAGACGGACAAGTGTTGTTTTTACAATGATGGCAGAGTATTTTTTGGCACGAAAAAAATATTCATCACATGTTGTTGCATG TGTAGGAATAATCATGCTTGGTGCATTCGTTGCTGGTGCTCGGGACCTGTCATTTGACTACTACAGCTATACCATTGTTTTCGTCTCGAACATAACTACAGCAATATACCTGGCTTGTATATGTAGCATTG GAGAATCGAGTGGCCTTAACAGCTTCGGCCTGATGTGGTGTAATG GTATAATATGTACTCCGATTTTGCTACTTTGGACAGCATACAGAGGCGATTTAGAAGCTACAAGAAATTTTCCATACTTGTATACCCCCGGCTTTCag GCTGTGATTTTTCTGTCGTGTGCTCTGGCTTTCTTATTGAACTATTCCGTATTCCTAAATACAACTATCAATTCTGCACTAACACAGACAGTCTGCGGAAATCTTAAG GACTTGTTTACTGTTGGGTTTGGCTGGATAGTTTTCAGAGAACTTCCATTTGATCTG TTGAATATTGTTGGCCAATTTCTTAGCTTTCTGGGATCTTGTCTGTATGCTTACTGTAAACTCAAAGGCATTTAG